The Nitrospirota bacterium genomic interval TTGATTTTGAATTTTCCATTTTATTCCACTGCTTTAAAAAGCTATACAATTGCCATATTAGACATTTCAATCACTGGAATACAAAGAGTTTTTTGACCAGATTTCTTTTCCATTACATATTTGTCAATTAGCTTCAAAGTGTCAGGGAGAAAAAATACCTCTCCGCACTGTCTGCAAACTTCTGTCTGGACATTTTCAAAAAGATAAAATTCACTGCCCCACTTGTGCATATGGTTAATCTTACGAACTTCAATGTTACCT includes:
- a CDS encoding YgiT-type zinc finger protein, with the protein product MKTCPFCKGNIEVRKINHMHKWGSEFYLFENVQTEVCRQCGEVFFLPDTLKLIDKYVMEKKSGQKTLCIPVIEMSNMAIV